The Pedobacter roseus genome contains a region encoding:
- a CDS encoding DUF6364 family protein, with product MNTKLTLTIDKSVIKHAKAYAEQQGRSLSAVVENYLKAVTKKEEVTKDDELSPIVKSLMMNRSKVDLPKDYDYKEELSKIRDEKYKKYWDNE from the coding sequence ATGAACACCAAGCTAACTTTAACTATAGATAAATCTGTTATCAAACATGCTAAGGCCTACGCAGAACAGCAAGGAAGAAGTTTATCTGCAGTCGTAGAGAATTATTTAAAAGCTGTAACCAAAAAGGAAGAAGTAACCAAAGATGATGAGCTGTCTCCTATAGTTAAATCATTGATGATGAATCGTTCAAAAGTAGACTTACCAAAAGACTATGATTATAAAGAGGAATTATCAAAAATTAGAGACGAGAAATATAAAAAATATTGGGACAATGAGTAA
- a CDS encoding ABC transporter ATP-binding protein, producing the protein MSNTLISVKNLTKQYQAEQAGGIKNISFDIKRGDVVAIIGESGSGKSTLLKSIYGLLKTDSGEIFFENQRVKGPDEQLIPGHKQMKMVTQDFSLNIYAKVYDNIASQLSNTDLKTKAEKTLQMMEHLRILPLQNKKIIELSGGEQQRVAIAKAMVADTQVLLLDEPFSQVDALLKNQLRADIKRIASETGVTVILVSHDPADGLFLADQLLILKNGELLQTGKPAEIYQHPKHIYTAQILGNAVVLSKTDAEKIGLKTQKESVVFYPEWAEINSNWSSRRFEVKDVYYKGFYDELLLERNGVNIRALQLNRGEHKKNDHVQLNISHFLEF; encoded by the coding sequence GTGAGCAATACCCTAATCAGCGTTAAAAATTTAACCAAGCAATATCAGGCAGAACAGGCCGGTGGAATCAAAAACATAAGTTTCGATATTAAAAGAGGCGATGTAGTGGCTATTATAGGCGAGAGCGGTAGTGGAAAATCAACTTTATTAAAATCGATCTATGGGCTGTTAAAAACCGACTCAGGTGAAATATTTTTCGAAAATCAAAGAGTTAAGGGCCCGGACGAACAATTGATTCCCGGACACAAACAGATGAAAATGGTTACTCAGGATTTTTCGCTGAACATTTATGCAAAAGTGTACGATAATATTGCCTCACAGCTATCGAACACAGATCTGAAAACCAAAGCCGAAAAAACGCTTCAGATGATGGAGCACCTTCGGATTTTACCGCTGCAAAATAAAAAAATCATTGAATTGAGTGGTGGAGAGCAGCAGCGTGTGGCCATAGCCAAAGCCATGGTGGCCGATACACAGGTTTTGCTATTAGATGAACCATTTAGCCAGGTTGATGCTTTACTTAAGAACCAGCTGCGTGCCGATATTAAACGCATCGCTTCAGAAACAGGCGTTACCGTCATTTTGGTTTCTCATGATCCTGCAGATGGTTTATTCCTGGCCGATCAATTATTGATTCTCAAAAATGGTGAACTGTTGCAAACCGGAAAACCAGCTGAAATTTACCAGCATCCGAAACACATTTATACGGCTCAGATTTTAGGTAATGCCGTGGTTTTATCGAAAACTGATGCCGAAAAAATAGGATTAAAAACACAAAAAGAATCCGTGGTATTTTATCCCGAATGGGCCGAAATCAACAGCAACTGGAGCAGCAGGCGTTTTGAAGTAAAAGATGTGTATTACAAAGGTTTTTACGACGAACTGCTCTTAGAAAGAAATGGCGTTAACATCCGGGCTTTACAACTGAACAGGGGAGAGCATAAAAAAAATGACCACGTTCAATTGAATATTAGTCATTTTTTAGAGTTTTAA